The Candidatus Deferrimicrobiaceae bacterium genome includes a region encoding these proteins:
- the trxA gene encoding thioredoxin, producing MAENILELNNTNFKTTIESGDTPVVVDFWAPWCGPCRTIAPLLAEIATELAGKVRIAKVNVDESPEIASQYGVRGIPTMILFKDGQIKGQLVGVTPKANIVSMIQKNF from the coding sequence ATGGCAGAGAACATCCTCGAACTGAACAACACGAACTTCAAGACGACCATCGAAAGCGGCGACACGCCGGTCGTGGTCGACTTCTGGGCCCCCTGGTGCGGCCCTTGCCGGACGATCGCCCCGCTCCTGGCCGAGATCGCCACCGAGCTCGCAGGCAAGGTGCGGATCGCCAAGGTCAACGTCGACGAAAGCCCCGAGATCGCTTCGCAGTACGGCGTGAGGGGCATCCCGACGATGATCCTGTTCAAGGACGGCCAGATCAAGGGGCAGCTCGTCGGCGTCACCCCGAAGGCCAACATCGTCTCGATGATCCAGAAAAACTTTTGA
- a CDS encoding D-sedoheptulose 7-phosphate isomerase, giving the protein MRETIVKALRDGADLKQRMADTMAAEIEEAARTIADAIRAGNKLLLFGNGGSAADAQHVAAEFVNRFLVERPPLAAIALTTDSSVVTSIANDYSFDELFSKQVRALGKPGDVALGISTSGSSRNVVAAFAAAKAIGMKTIALTREGGAMAIGADVALAVPSSFTPRIQEGHIAILHIVCELVDLILFPDARRG; this is encoded by the coding sequence ATGCGGGAAACGATCGTCAAGGCGCTGCGGGACGGGGCCGATCTCAAACAGCGAATGGCCGATACTATGGCGGCCGAGATCGAGGAGGCGGCGCGCACGATCGCCGATGCGATCCGTGCCGGGAACAAGTTGCTGCTGTTCGGAAACGGCGGCAGCGCGGCAGACGCGCAGCACGTCGCGGCCGAGTTCGTGAACCGCTTCCTCGTCGAGCGGCCGCCGCTGGCGGCGATCGCGCTCACTACCGACAGCTCGGTGGTCACGAGCATCGCGAACGACTACAGCTTCGACGAGCTGTTTTCCAAGCAGGTGCGGGCGCTCGGGAAGCCGGGCGACGTCGCGCTCGGCATCAGCACGAGCGGTTCCTCGCGCAACGTGGTCGCGGCGTTCGCGGCGGCGAAGGCGATCGGGATGAAGACGATCGCGCTGACGCGCGAGGGCGGGGCGATGGCGATCGGCGCCGACGTCGCGCTCGCCGTGCCCTCGTCCTTCACGCCGCGCATCCAGGAGGGGCACATCGCGATCCTGCACATCGTCTGCGAGCTGGTCGACCTCATCCTGTTTCCCGACGCACGGAGGGGATGA
- a CDS encoding CoA-binding protein: MKAQIDAILDSVKTIAVVGISSRPERPSNHVAEYLQRAGYRIYPVNPALTEVLGEKCRPSLESIPEPVDLVDVFRRSEDVLPIAEEAIRKGVRFFWMQEGVINEEAKRLLEANGVGVVMDRCMLKELSARGR; encoded by the coding sequence ATGAAAGCGCAGATCGACGCCATCCTCGACTCGGTCAAGACGATTGCGGTCGTCGGCATCTCCAGCCGTCCCGAACGCCCGAGTAACCACGTCGCGGAATATCTCCAGCGGGCGGGCTATCGGATCTATCCGGTCAACCCCGCCCTGACCGAGGTGCTCGGCGAGAAATGCCGGCCGTCACTCGAGTCGATCCCCGAGCCGGTCGACCTGGTCGACGTCTTTCGCCGGTCGGAAGACGTCCTTCCGATCGCCGAGGAGGCCATCCGGAAGGGCGTGCGCTTTTTCTGGATGCAGGAAGGCGTGATCAACGAAGAGGCGAAACGGCTGCTCGAAGCGAACGGCGTGGGCGTCGTGATGGATCGCTGCATGCTCAAGGAACTCTCGGCGCGCGGCCGATAA